The Polluticoccus soli sequence TAAAGGTCTTAATTAATACGTAGTCGATATTCGGACCAACAGTCAGACCGCAGTTGCTGGGCAGCGTCCATGGCGTGGTTGTCCAGGCAAGGAAGTGCACGTCCATGATGTGCTTGCCATCCGGTGTAGCCGAGGCTTCAGCAGCTTTGTTGAATATCTCGCGGGCAAAAGCGCTCTGCAGGTGATGGTCTATATCCATCATCTTGAACATGGCCACCACGGTGGTGTCTTTCACGTTCTTATACGTGCCCGGCTGGTTCAGCTCGTGACTGCTAAGACCGGTACCCGCTGCGGGTGAATACGGCTGTATGCTGACGCTTTTGTAGAGGTACTTTTTGTCGTACAGCTGCTTCAGCGCCCACCACAAGGTTTCAATATATTCGTTGTCGAAGGTTACGTACGGGTGTTCCATATCCACCCAGTAGCCCATCTTTTCAGTAATGTCCTGCCACTTATCCTTGTAGCGCATCACCACCTCGCGGCACTTCTTATTATAATCTTCTACCGTGATCTTGGTACCGATGTCTTCTTTGGTGATACCCAGCTCCTTCTCTACCCCAAGCTCTACAGGCAGGCCGTGCGTATCCCAGCCGGCCTTGCGGCGCACCTGGTAGCCCTGCATGGTCTTGTAGCGGCACACTAAGTCTTTGAGGGTGCGGGAGATAACGTGGTGAATACCGGGCATACCGTTGGCGCTGGGCGGACCTTCGTAAAACACGAAGTCGTCGGCGCCATCGCGGTTATCGACGCTTTTTTTGAAAGTATCGTGCTTCTTCCAGTTTTGCAGGGTTTCCTGCTCTATGGAAGGCATATTCAGCTGTTTGTATTCTTTGTACTTAGCCATTGGTCAGTCTCGGGGGGCAAAAGGTAAAAGATAAGCCCTTCACTTCCAAATTCTTCCGCACATTCTTATCCCAACCTATCAAAATTTAGGTGCGCAAAGGTAGGAATTATTTGAAATATGGAGTGTTAAAGCCGGAGGAGGATCAATGATACAGTATTGCCAATAGCGTTTAATTTGCAATATGAAATTTCGAGATAAATTTTTCATGGCGGCTTCAATATGTTATGGAATCGCCATCTTGAACGTTGCAAAAGTGCATGGTCAAAAAATCTCTTTGGACGAAAAATCTATAGGGATGGTGCGAGTCGACGACTCAATTACGGCAGGAACTGGCTTTGTAGCTCTAAAAACCACATATGTATTTACATGCTTGCATGTACTTAGAGGCTCCGACAACATAAGTTTTCAGCCAAATTCATAATAAGGTAATTCAACTTAAACCAAAATATTCTTTCCCTGATGCTGATATCGTAGTCTTAGAAGCAGTCGAAGAAATATGCCGAGTTCCCTTGCCGATGGGAAACGCGTTAGACTACAAACTTGGCGATAGCTTCTTTTATATTGGCTTGGACATAAGGGCGAGTATCGATAAAACTGGTGCTTTACAAGCAAACCATGGCAAGATTCTTTCAATAGGAAATTCTTTGATTAATAACAGCGAAATTCCATTTATTGAGTTTAACGGTGTGGGTATTCCTGGCTATTCTGGAGGACCAATCTTAAACACATCCGGAGTAGTAATCGGTATAATGAGGGAAGTATGGTGTTATGATCCAGAAAATCTAAAATATACTCAAACCAACTATCGAAATCGTGGACATGCATTGTACACCATCAGAGGACTGATTCAATAAGCTTTTGTCATTGCTGAGCCTCATGAATAGGAACTCGCCGACGTCAAGGTGATGCTGCCAAGTCCTATAAGGGACATATTAAACAGAGAGACAATTAAGCTAATGGGTTGTTCTTGATTGATAACTCCCATTCCATGCTTTAAAATTGATTTTAGACCTGTCGTTCACCAATATTAATTGTTTTTGATGGTTAGTAACGCCCTGTTGGTCTTTGTACTTATGTGGCGTTGCCGAGTTCAACAAGTTATGCGATACAATGCCAGTCGTGTCTTTTGTTGCACTTATAGCCATATTACTATATTGTAACTGGTCATTTTTAAATGTGTCCGTGCTTGTTAGGGGTGACCACCAGATGTAGTACTGCACACCGTTGTAGATTATGAAGCTGGTATCAGCTACCGTTTTTGTATATACAGTGTCATATTTACCTGTGAATTGCCCCATTGTGTCGGTAAGCATTCCGTAAAGAGTATCACCGCTATACCAGTTAGGTATATACTTCGAGGTTGGAGTGTTAACTGGCGGATTGGTAGGTGTTGTAGGATTTGTTTTCTTACTGCAAGAAACAAGACAACATAGCAATAGAATCAATATGGTATTTCTCATAGGAGTAAATATAATAAATAGCCGTTAACCTTCTTAATTCCCCGACGAATCTCTTGCAAAGGACCCGCCGGCATCAAAGTAAAGGCGCCGGGTTCCTATTCAGGAGACCCGGCGATGAAAGAAAAATATGGAGCATTAAGGTACGGGGAGGGATTCGCATCTATAAATTGGTGAATGATAACGGAGTTACCCGTGGCCCTTAAACAACTGTTCAATTTCCGATATAATTTCCCGATCCATCAACTGAGAATATTTTAGCTCTTGCACATCCAAGCCTTGTGCAGAATCAAACGAATCCCTTTCCAACAAGTCAAGTTTAAAGTACTCCTTAGTGTATATTCCTTTGAGACTGTTGCTTAACACGACATATTTAATAAGCCTGCTTTCACCATATCTATAAATTTCAACATTTATGTGATGAGCGTAAACATCAAAATTTGGATGAAGGAATTGATAGTTGGATGAGTCGTCATGTTGTTCTTTCGCCAAAGTAACGTCAAATAGAAAAGACGTATCCTCTTTCTTAATCTCCATATTGCAACGCTTACATGAAATGCTCAAATTAAACGGAGAAAACATAAAATGATTAAACACCGACTTAGGTAATATATGCTCAATGTCCAACACCATATTAAATTCGTCAGTTGTATCTCGTCTACAATAGCAACATTGCTCATTTAATGCTTGTCGAAAAAATGCTTTAATTTTCTTTTTGACTGGCTCAATTACTTCATTTTCCCAAATTTTTCCCCCATTGTTAATCGCTTCTTTGATTAGTATTAAATCGCTTTCGTCAAGCTTTAAGCCGCTAGTTGAGGGGTGTTGATTCATTGTTATTATTTGGTTTGTTAATAATCTTTTGAGCTATTTCCCTAACACCATATATCAAATTAGTTTGAGATGGCTGATAAATATCGTTCTCAATCTTGGCTAACTTTTGAGTAATTGTATCAAGTGTTTCTTCACCTTCGGCCAATCGATTTAACAAATCGATTAAATGTTTTGAAAGAAATCTGTTTTGAGGAGTGATTACATCAAAATATCCATAGAAGGCCTCTTCAATATTAATGGGATCGCTATCCTTCTTAAAAAACTGAAAATTTTTCGATTTAAAAACTTGTGTTGAGGGATTGAACACCTCAGCTCCAGTAACCACAACCGCCGAATGCGTTGCTATAACAATTTTGGGCTGGTAATAGCTGAATAGACTAAGTAATACTTTCACATAATCTTTCTGCCATCGAGGGTGCAAACTATTCTCTGGCTCATCAACTAGAATGGCAGAATTTTCATCGATAAGGGTAGCAATATAAATCAGCGAAGAAATAAAACTCAACTCACCGGAACTGGCGTCATATAAAGGGATTTCGCTGTTCTCTCTCCTCAGATAAAGATCAATTGAATTCACCAATTTTAGCCGCTTCAACAGGCGCTCCCACTTTAGAAGTTGAATAAACGTGACCTTGTCTACTTCATGAAATGAAAAATCGTTAAATGACAACCAAATTATCTTCTCCTGTTGAAAACTTTGAAGTTTATACAGAAGAGCTTTCAACTCTTCAATGCCTTCATTGGGTATAAGCTCGAGAAATTCTTCATCGCTATCAGACGTCTGCATTTTCGTGTTTCTTTCAATTAAAGCAAACTCTAGTTGATCGACTGACACTGAAATATTCTTGACTCCTATGAGTGGTTCGTAGCCCACAAATCGCAATGCTTCAGCAGCATTTTTTAATCTCGTAAAATCTTCGGGAGATATATTTATCAACGCGTTTTTTACGGATGTTCTAACACGCTTTCGTCCTCCTCTATCTCTTAACAAATACAAACCATTCCCGGCTCTTGGAAACTTGTCATATACAGAGTTTGCAATCGCAATTACCTTTTTATGATTTCGAATATATCGGCTTGCTAGTTGTGACAGGAGTTGGCTTTTACCACTACCATTCTCACCAATAAGTATATTTACATCGCCTTCCTTAGAAGAGGAATTGATTAGTTCCAACGGAACATCATTGAAAAAGTAGTACATAGTGATACAATAAAATATACGGCAATTAATTAGCTAAAACACAATCATCAACTAGTACGTTCATCATAAGTCCTTTGCACACACCTTTAACTGCAATTTGCTGTCCTTTTGATAAAGACGCAACTTGTTGAGGGTCTGCAAACGTGCATTGCACTGCACGCAGTTCGTCAGAAGTCGCATGTATCGTTATGTATGCATCATCCATTATGTCCTTGCCAATATCAGCAATTGTACCCGCGACTATCATTTTTTTGCCCTTATACTGATTATCAGCGGCAACCTCATTTTTTATATAGGCATTTACAATTTCTGTTGCATCTACCCGCATAGCATTTTCTACGGGAGCGGACGAAGCTGATTCGCTCGCCGTCGATTTAGTTTCGTCATCGCCGCCAAACATGCCGATGGCAACAACTACAATCAATACAATTCCTGTTACTTTTAGCCATTTCGGCATTCCTTGTTTTGCTTGTTCCATAAGAGGGTACGTTTTAGTAACAATAAATATATAAACATTATTACAAATAATGCAACCCTGCCATCCTGGGTTTGCAACTCAGGACTTGATATTATAAATTCGGTTATCAAAATCCCCTCCTCAAAGTCAAACCTACCAAAATGAGAAAACTAATATTCGCCATCAACACCACCCTGGACGGCTGCGTGGATCACACAAAGGGCATCGGTAATGAAGAGATACACGAATACTTTGCGCACATGCTGGGCGAGGTGGATACACTCGTGTATGGTCGTAAAACCTATGAACTGATGGTCCCGTTCTGGCCCGATATGGCAAAAACCCATTCCGGGTCAACACAGTCCATGAATGATTTCGCCCATGCATTCGACGCCGTCGAAAACATCGTTGTCTTTTCGCGCACGCTGGATAAGGTAGAACACCCGAAAACCAGGATTGTCAGCACAGGCCTGAAGGAGGAAATACTGAAGCTGAAACAGGAAGAAGGCAAAGACATATTGCTTGGCGGTGTAGATGTTCCGTCACAGCTCCTGGAGCTTGGGCTGATAGATGAATTCCGTTTTGTGGTGCAGCCTTTGATAGTGGGAGAAGGCAGAAGGCTGTTTGACACGGTTAGCCCGGCGGAGAAATTGCAGTTAAACTTGATCAAATCAAAAGTGTTTGAGTCCGGGTATGTCGCACTTCACTATGCGAAATAGCTAAAGATAGCCAGCGCCTATTTGCCCACTTCCTTTACCTGGCTTTGATATTTGATCACAAATTCTTCTGCCGCTTTCATGTTTTCCGGATAGGTCACCAACCCTTCATTCGGTCTTCCAGTCCATGCTTCATACACATGCTGATACGGAAAACCATTATTGATCAAAAACTCTACCACTTGCCATTTCTTCAAGTCGTCTCTAGCTGGCGGGCGGAAACGATGAGCCACTAATACCGTTTCGTTACCGCACTCCGGGCAAGTCATATTGATCTCTTTGCTTTCGTTACCATATATACTGAAAGCCTTCCTACACAACAAGCAAACCTTTTTATGGCCCATAAGACGAAGATAAACATTCCTGCCGCAGCAAATACAATCAAAATAACGTATATCCCTTCCCCGCCGGGCCTCCTGCATAGGCACCCGGCGGCATCAAGGCCATTCGGCGGAATGCGACCCAACGAAGGTTGTTGTTATATTTTTTTAATTTTACATTATCAATTATAAATAGTATCTTTGCTATTATTATAAACCGCCTGTTTTCTCAGTCTGCACGAAGGCTGGGATATAGGAATTAAAACTATCGTCATGAACATGAATCAACACGCTTTTGTGTGCGCGCTGCTGCGGCATGGCAACAAGAGCGAGGCCTACAAAACGGCCTACCAACCCAAAAATGAAAATCCCCGCTCCATCGAATCGGCCGCCAACAGGCTGATGCAAAACCCTGAAGTGTCGGCAGCCATCGCAGAAGCGCAGGAACGGATGCTGGAAAAGGCGCGGCAGGTGCTGAAAGAAAAGTACGTAGCTGAATTGCTGACGGTGCAGCGCAAGCGTGAGCTGCTGGCGCAGATAGCCGAAGGTAAATGGATGGAACAACCGCCCCCGGATCATATAGAAGGCCAGCGTGTGCCCGTAATGGTGCCCACCCTTAAAGAAAGACTAAAGGCGATAGATATGGATAACCGTATGGACGGCAGCTACCGTGTGGCCACGAAAAGCCAGACTACAGAACCTGGAGGGCAGCCGTCGGCGCAAAATGAAATGCAAGACACTCAGCCTGCCGGTAAAACAGGCAAAACGCAACAAAACACAACAAAGCAGCCCCTAAAGCTGCCCACAGCTATTTATGTACCGGTAACAAACAATAAAATTGAGAAGCCGGCTATAGAACCACGGGCAGTACCTCCGGCCCCTTATCTGAACACACCGAAATTTTTTGCAGAAAACAACAAAGTGCAACAACCCGGCTGGCTGCGAACCGTGAGACTATAGGAAAAGAAAAAAGTAGTTGCCGTCGTAACTAGTTTAGAGATCAAGGTGTCCGCCCGGCGTAGTCTTCAACTACGCGGTACCGGCTTTTTCACTCGTCACCTCCACCCCATACCGTATTGCCGCCTCCAGTACATCAGGGTTTATATCTGCCAGCTTTTTGAACTTGATGCAGTACCCGGTCACGCTGGCCTTGCCCAGGTCTTTGCCAAACGTTTGGGCCAGGTAGGTCTTATCCTTAATACCCATGATATGAACAGATATCCCGGCGGTGTTTCCGCTCAACCCAATTTGAAAGAACTCCCTGGTGTCTCCCTTAGCATATTTTATGGTGTACGAGCCATAGCCTATGGTAGGGTTGCTAACGACTTTACCTTCGTCGTTCGTACCATCGAAGAACCATATTTTACAACCCGGCAACGCCTTAAGTATGCGCTGGTGCAGCGCTTGCATATCGCTGCGTTTGGCTTCAGGCTGGCTGGCAATGTATTCCTTGATCTGGTCTTGTACGTTCATAGAAATATCAAGTTACGTAGTTATGCTGCCTTTTCAAATTCGGACAGGCTCTATCTAAACTCCTTAGTCACCTCTATAACCCCGATAATATGATCATTGAATTCGTCAAGTTCTTCTGCCGGTACCCAAAGCTCGTCGTGCAATTGCCCGCCTACGTTTTGCACCGCAAACTTTTCCAGGTAAGCCGAATCGACCTCGAACTTTGTAACATACCCAACCCCATAGGCAGGCACATTCCAGTCTCGCGTTATCTGCACTGCATACTCCTCGTTAGTGACAGGATAAAAGATAGGTTGGTCAGGCAGCCGTGGCGGAAAACGCTTCCAGCCGCTTTCGGCTATAAGGTCTAGTTCTTTTTGGCTCACCGGGCGGTATAGTGTAGTTGTCTGCATCAGGGCATAAAAATATAACCATGTTCTGAGTTTGCAACTAATCACATCCGGTCAACAACCTCCTTAGCTACCGCCTTGAACGCATCAAGAGAGGTATTAGCGTGAGTTTATTCACCTTCATGCGTATCGCTTTATTGCCCTTACGAGCCATGATGAAGTAAAAGTTTTGCCCATCGGTATGGAACCAGGCTTCATCGCCAATGCCTGTAACGGTTTGGGCACCGTTCTTTTCATTGGCGGTTTTGTAATACGCCAGTAAACGATGCGCTGTGGACGCATCGTTGTACTGCTCGTACATAAAATATATGTTGCCAGTCTTTCCGCTCTTTTTATCGGCGGCAATGGCAGTATAGGTGTTTTGGAAAATAAGCGTGTCTGCCACGACACTGGTTGCACTGTCGGACAAACGCGCGGGTTCGCCCAATATTCTTTCAGCATCAGCCAGGCTGAAGAGCGTGTAAAAACCTACATCCGCTGTACCCTCCCGCAGACTAGCTGCGGGAGTTTCCACAGTATCGGCTACCTGTTGCGTATTATCGCCCGTTGATCCACAACCCCATAGGCTGGCGGCGATAATGACACAACAGCAGAGCTTTTTCATGATCAGCTTTAGCAAGCCTGGGCACTAACGTTGTACCTTTTTCCGCGGATCATCATTCGGGTCAACGTAGTTGATCTCGAACGGTCCCATGGCATTCACTTGCACAATGGTTTCTTCATCTGCACCCGCGTAGTGGGTCATTTTTGCGGGCAACAGCATAAAGCTGCCCGGGCGCTGAGGCGAGAGACCATTCTTTTGGTATTTGTCACCCATTCCCATTTGGAATTTGCCGGAAATAACGGTTACCAGTTCATCGGTAGGATGCCAGTGTGCCGGGATAACGTAGCCAGCCGGAAACTTGAGGCGAACCGTGAACAGACCCGCTGCTGCCGGGTCGCCACTGAGCACTGCAACCTTAGCGCCTGCAGGCAGGCCCGGAGGTCCATCCATCCACTGTAATTTATCGGGCGATACTATAACATGGTTGTGTTGCGCATTGGCTGCCGGGAACGAACAGATGAGCGTGCCTGCGAGCAGCAGTGTAGTTAACTTCATGGTGATAGTTTTTTGAATTAAGGTTTGCACAAATACAATGCCGTCCCCTCTCAAAGCTCGTCAACAGAAAAACCAAGACGATACATAGTCAGCACGTTAAATATTTCATGGCAAACTTCTACACAGGCGCCAACCAGCAATGGTCTAACTTACAGCTTCTCACCAAAACACTAGATCATGAAACAGCCGGTAAGGGAAGCCATCAGTCATTGGTACCTCCCGCTTATCACAGGTATTCTTTTCATTATTGCAGGCGTGTGGGCGTTGAGAACTCCGGCAGCGTCTTATGCTACACTGGCCATTTTGTTTGCCTGCATGTTTTTACTTTCCGGTATCATGGCCATCATGTATGCCCTGTCCAACCGCAAGGTGCTGCCAGGTTGGGGCTGGACACTGGCTGTGGGTATTGTAGATATGCTCGTTGGCTTGCTAATGCTATCCACTCCCGCCATTTCGATGTTGGCTTTGCCGCTATATGTAGGATTTGGCATACTATTCCGGGCTATCATGGCAATAGGTACTGCCTTCGAATTGCGTAAACAACATGACTCGCAGTGGGGCTGGTTGGCGTTCATTGGATTCCTGGGCGCTATGTTTGCGTTCATGCTCATTCGCAATCCAGTATTCGCCGGTCTCACTATAGCAACCTATACGGCAATTGCTTTGATAATATTGGGAATTGCACAAATAACCGCGTCAATGCGACTGCGCAAACTGAATAATCTGTTTCACGATGCGTGAAAGCAGCCGATCAAAATTTTCTTCTCCGGCGGGTCTCTTGCAAAGGACCCGCCGGCATCATTTATTCTAACAGTTATTGTTAAGCCGCTACGCGATCGCAGGGGGATTAACGCTACCACCTTTCAGCACCTTTATCACCATCGCACCTGTACCCCATTTTTTAAGGGCTTTACTACGTGCTATCTCCATCGCTGTAACCGCATCCTTCTTCAGCAGATCAACTATCTCTTTATAGTGACCTAACCTCAACGTTGCCACAGTGGCGTCGAGCCCGATCTTACGGTTCGGGTAGTTCCTTACGCCATGCGAATTATACTTGGTATCCGCGGTTCCCGGAATGTGTTTCGACGTATTGAACGGATTGTTCTTCGCCTTGCCACCTTCACCTTGCCTCCAGGCCATTAGAAACTTGAGTTTCTCTTTGGTCTCTTTCACACCCAGTTCTTTAAGAACGGCTTTGTAAAAGCCCAGGTCAGTGCTGATGTCTATTTCAGGCTCGGCTTCATGTTCGCTATCCGTGCTATCACGGCTTATACTCTTTGGTTTGTGATATTTCTTATTAACCTTTGCCACGTAGGCTATTTCAGCCGCAGCAGATTTTTGCTGTTGTATCGTGGCTTTAAAACCTGTAAGTCCTGCGAGGGCTATGCCTAAACTCATCATGACCTTCTTCACTATAGCCTTTCTCTTTTTCATAAGAATCACCAATGGTCAGGGCAAAGGCACTAATTTTGGGCCATAGTGCCTAATATTCAGCAGCTTTAACAGTATTAAACCCTGCCGTTTCCAACCTTAACAGATAGAGATGGCGTCTCTAAAAATTCCGTGAAAAAACTCCCCCGACGTAGCGTAACCTGCATCCAACCAGCAGTAAAACTTAACTACTCAGCACTTCAAACTGATGTGCTACATTAGCATGAGATTAAAAGATCACTCAAAAATCCAGCAGTATGAAAGCAAGAAAAATATGGGCAAATTTTAGTGTAAAAGATACAGAACGCACCAGGCAATTCTATACACAACTGGGGTTTACTCCCAATGGCCCCAACACCTACCCTAAGCTCGCCAGTTTTCTGTTTGGCGATGATAGGTTTGTGATCCATTTTTTTGAACAGGGCTCACAGATCGATGAATATTTAACACCCGGTTCACGAAACACAAGCGAGATCATATTCACACTTTCGGCAGAAACAGAAGCGGAAGTAAAGGAATGGGCAGAAAAAGTTAAGAACGCCGGAGGTACCATTTTCAACGAACCAGGGAGAGATAAAACCAATCATTACGGTTTCGCCTTTGCCGATCCAGACGGTCATAAATTCAATGTGCTATTGATTGAAGCAGGAATGTAACCCTTGCCAAAATTGTACTAACCTTCGACTGACTGAGGTTGTCTGAGCGGCATATTGTTAAAGATCTCTCTCCCATTATACACCACCTGCCAGGTAACAGGAATGATCTTCTTCAGCATGTGACTTATCCCACAGATCCGCTCCTGCGATTGCATAACAGCATCAAGCGCTGCAGTCTCATCGGCCTCACTGCCCCTCATTTCGTAAACAACATGTGCAGCCACGTATTCAATAGGAGGCTGCTTGCTGATCTCGCCACTTACTTTTAGACTAAGGTCCTGCAATTGTCTGCCTTGTTTTCTCAACAGGGTTACCACATCCATACCCGTACAACCCGAAAGGGCCGACAACACAAATGGTTTGGGAATAGGACCTGCATCTTCGCCACCCGCCCGCTCTGGCGCATCCATTACTATAGTGTGCCCGTTAACCAATGCATTAAACTGCATTTTACCCATCCATTGGGTTTCTATTTCATGCTTCATTTTTTACGTGTTGAAATGCGGAATGGAAAATATAAAGGGCAAAAGCCAACAAAGGCGGTGATCACAAAAACTATTGCAAAAGCGATAAGTATGATGGCAGCAATTCCGCTGACAGCACCTGTAAAGTATAGAACTACTATCGCCAATGCTGCCGCCACCCTCATAATAGCATCGGTAAAGCCCAGATTCTTTTTCATTGCATTCCTTTTAGGTTTACATAATATGATTCAAACACGGATGCAATTAAGGACGAACAGGGGTAACGATCACTGACCTTTGTCATTTTTTCAGATGCCCTTTGTCATTAAGGGCGCAATCAGAAAGTCAGGAATATTGCATTCGATGCAATGTGATTTTAAATAATTTATTGTATATTTGCACTAATACCATTTGAACCAAAAGCAGGCAAGCTGTGAATGATTTTGTCTGCTCAAAAAGGCACACAATTGTCCACAAAGCCATTAAGATGCCGTGGCAACAAAAGTGACCATGTCCATGTCAGGCAAATCCACAGCAAACAATTAACCAGCAATAGATTATAGAACCCTAACGAAAATACCATGACAGAAAAACGACAACAATCGACAACAAAATTGATGATGCCCATAACAACCTCAGCCGAAAGCTGACTTTGATTTTGCTGTAACTTTAGGCAGGCAAACTTTTGCGTCCACCTAAACTCATCATACCATGAAACAGTTGCTCCGATTAATTTCGAGCTGCCTGCTTTTCTGCCTTGCCACATCTTCTCTGCAGGCCCAGGAAAACGACACCCTGCTGACCTCGCACCAGCTCGACTCGATGCATAGCTATAATGTTGACTACTGGGGAGCTATTACTCCCGGCCGCGGCTTCCAGGTGGTAAAGACGGAATACGGCACGCTGAACATAAGCGGCTATATGCTGTTTCGCTACCTGAATCAGCTGCCGGCCACGCAAACCTACTACGACCACCTGGGCAACCAAAAGGAAACAGACGGCAGGAATGACATCATCTGGCACCGCGTGCAGGCGTTCATGACGGGGTGGATCTATGTGCCTAAACTCAATTACAACATCACCTTCTGGACAGTGAACGCTACCAACCAGGTGGCTATTGCAGGTAATATGAGCTACCGCTTTCACAAGTACTTCAACCTGAGTGCGGGTATCAACTCACTGGGTGGCACACGTTCGTTACAGGGCTCACACCCCTACTGGCTGGGGTCGGACCGGGTGATGGCCGATGAATACTTCAGGACGGGGTTCACCAGCGCCATTTGGGCCACCGGCGAACCGATCAACACGCTGCACTATTTCGTAACCATTGGGCAAAACCTTAGCGAGCTGGGCATAGCGGCCGGTAAATTCAATCGTAAGCTGGGTTACGGTGCCAGTTTGTACTGGCTGCCTACTACCGATGAATTCGGTCCAAGAGGAGCATATGGCGACTGGGAATATCATAAGAAGCTGGCAACCCGCTTCGGTTCTTCTTTTGCACACCACCGGGAAGACAGGTATAATGACCTAAGCCAAAATTCACCAGACAACACTTCCATCCGCATCTCCGACGGCAACTTGCTCTTTCTCTCGGGCGCACTTGCTCCTGATGTCACCATACAGGAGGCAAACTATACGCTCTGGTCGATGGACGCAGGATTGAAATACAAAGGTCTATTTCTGCAGGCCGAGTATTACAGGAGAACACTCGACAAATTCAATGCTGACGGTCCATTACCTCAGCATTCTATATTCGACGATGGCTTCATGATCCAGTTAGCAGGGTTCCCAATCAAGAAAAGACTGGAAGTGTACTGCGCCACATCACAAATATTCGGTTCGTTCAAAAACTCTAATGAATACCTCTTAGGCCTTAATGTCTATCCATTCAAAACCCGCAATGTGCGTTTGAACTGCCAGGTGATCTTTGTAGAAGCATCGCCGGTAAGCAGCGTATTCGGTTATTACACAGGGGGCCAAAGTGGAACGACCCTATCTGCCTTCGCATCGATCTTATTCTGATGCAGGCGGGTCTTGATATTATCTTTTCCGGCAGAGCTGATTATTCTAAATATTCTTCGGAGCTTTAATACCTCACTCTAAAAACACCATTTATGATCATCGTACACGACATCTTTATCTGCAAGCCAGGCCAGGCTTCTAAGGTGGCCAAAATGTTTAAAGAAGCTATGGAGGGTAATAAAGAACTGGTGAACATCATGACGGATATGACTGGCCAGTACAACCGTGTTATTATGGTAAGCCAGTATGAAAACCTTACCGCCTATGAGCAAAGTTTCGAAAAATACATGCAGCACAGCGAGGAGATGAAAAAGATGCAGGAAAAAATGCAGGGCTATCACGACATGTACCTGACAGGCTCAAGGGAAATATACAGGGTCTGGTAGGGCAA is a genomic window containing:
- a CDS encoding HNH endonuclease domain-containing protein; protein product: MNQHPSTSGLKLDESDLILIKEAINNGGKIWENEVIEPVKKKIKAFFRQALNEQCCYCRRDTTDEFNMVLDIEHILPKSVFNHFMFSPFNLSISCKRCNMEIKKEDTSFLFDVTLAKEQHDDSSNYQFLHPNFDVYAHHINVEIYRYGESRLIKYVVLSNSLKGIYTKEYFKLDLLERDSFDSAQGLDVQELKYSQLMDREIISEIEQLFKGHG
- a CDS encoding AAA family ATPase — its product is MYYFFNDVPLELINSSSKEGDVNILIGENGSGKSQLLSQLASRYIRNHKKVIAIANSVYDKFPRAGNGLYLLRDRGGRKRVRTSVKNALINISPEDFTRLKNAAEALRFVGYEPLIGVKNISVSVDQLEFALIERNTKMQTSDSDEEFLELIPNEGIEELKALLYKLQSFQQEKIIWLSFNDFSFHEVDKVTFIQLLKWERLLKRLKLVNSIDLYLRRENSEIPLYDASSGELSFISSLIYIATLIDENSAILVDEPENSLHPRWQKDYVKVLLSLFSYYQPKIVIATHSAVVVTGAEVFNPSTQVFKSKNFQFFKKDSDPINIEEAFYGYFDVITPQNRFLSKHLIDLLNRLAEGEETLDTITQKLAKIENDIYQPSQTNLIYGVREIAQKIINKPNNNNESTPLN
- a CDS encoding cupin domain-containing protein produces the protein MKLTTLLLAGTLICSFPAANAQHNHVIVSPDKLQWMDGPPGLPAGAKVAVLSGDPAAAGLFTVRLKFPAGYVIPAHWHPTDELVTVISGKFQMGMGDKYQKNGLSPQRPGSFMLLPAKMTHYAGADEETIVQVNAMGPFEINYVDPNDDPRKKVQR
- a CDS encoding ADP-ribosylation/crystallin J1, whose protein sequence is MQTTTLYRPVSQKELDLIAESGWKRFPPRLPDQPIFYPVTNEEYAVQITRDWNVPAYGVGYVTKFEVDSAYLEKFAVQNVGGQLHDELWVPAEELDEFNDHIIGVIEVTKEFR
- a CDS encoding DUF1801 domain-containing protein — its product is MNVQDQIKEYIASQPEAKRSDMQALHQRILKALPGCKIWFFDGTNDEGKVVSNPTIGYGSYTIKYAKGDTREFFQIGLSGNTAGISVHIMGIKDKTYLAQTFGKDLGKASVTGYCIKFKKLADINPDVLEAAIRYGVEVTSEKAGTA
- a CDS encoding terminase small subunit; its protein translation is MNMNQHAFVCALLRHGNKSEAYKTAYQPKNENPRSIESAANRLMQNPEVSAAIAEAQERMLEKARQVLKEKYVAELLTVQRKRELLAQIAEGKWMEQPPPDHIEGQRVPVMVPTLKERLKAIDMDNRMDGSYRVATKSQTTEPGGQPSAQNEMQDTQPAGKTGKTQQNTTKQPLKLPTAIYVPVTNNKIEKPAIEPRAVPPAPYLNTPKFFAENNKVQQPGWLRTVRL
- a CDS encoding OB-fold protein — protein: MEQAKQGMPKWLKVTGIVLIVVVAIGMFGGDDETKSTASESASSAPVENAMRVDATEIVNAYIKNEVAADNQYKGKKMIVAGTIADIGKDIMDDAYITIHATSDELRAVQCTFADPQQVASLSKGQQIAVKGVCKGLMMNVLVDDCVLAN
- a CDS encoding serine protease, whose product is MQLKPKYSFPDADIVVLEAVEEICRVPLPMGNALDYKLGDSFFYIGLDIRASIDKTGALQANHGKILSIGNSLINNSEIPFIEFNGVGIPGYSGGPILNTSGVVIGIMREVWCYDPENLKYTQTNYRNRGHALYTIRGLIQ
- a CDS encoding dihydrofolate reductase family protein; translation: MRKLIFAINTTLDGCVDHTKGIGNEEIHEYFAHMLGEVDTLVYGRKTYELMVPFWPDMAKTHSGSTQSMNDFAHAFDAVENIVVFSRTLDKVEHPKTRIVSTGLKEEILKLKQEEGKDILLGGVDVPSQLLELGLIDEFRFVVQPLIVGEGRRLFDTVSPAEKLQLNLIKSKVFESGYVALHYAK